One Nyctibius grandis isolate bNycGra1 chromosome 17, bNycGra1.pri, whole genome shotgun sequence genomic window carries:
- the NIT1 gene encoding LOW QUALITY PROTEIN: deaminated glutathione amidase (The sequence of the model RefSeq protein was modified relative to this genomic sequence to represent the inferred CDS: deleted 1 base in 1 codon), which translates to MLRVVPRTPLRCLCRAPPRTPRRPHGSGAPGSSPPRAMAGPPALKPLVAVGQVTSTPDKELNFAACAGLVREAARRGACLVFLPEGFDYIGSDTAQTLSLAEGLDGDLMGRYAELARDCGVWLSLGGFHERGRDWLTTQRIYNCHVLLDPAGRLAAAYRKTHLCDVELEGRVSMKESGFTNPGTEIVAPVSTPAGKLGLSICYDLRFPEISLALRRAGAEILTYPSAFTFPTGSAHWEVLLRARAIESQCYVVAAAQTGKNHERRTSYGHALVVDPWGAVVAQCHEGPGLCYAEIDLDYLHRVRREIPVHGHRRPDLYGTVAAAGLAPAP; encoded by the exons AT gctgagAGTGGTGCCCCGGACCCCGCTGCGCTGCCTGTGCCGGGCCCCCCCGCGCACCCCGAGACGTCCGCACGGCTCCGGTGCCCCGGGCAG CTCGCCGCCCCGCGCCATGGCGGGGCCCCCGGCGCTGAAGCCGCTGGTGGCCGTGGGCCAGGTCACCTCCACGCCCGACAAGGAGCTGAACTTCGCGGCCTGCGCGGGGCTGGTGCGGGAGGCGGCTCGGCGCGGCGCCTGCCTCGTCTTCCTCCCCGAGGGCTTCGACTACATCGGCTCCGACACGGCGCAGACCCTCAGCCTGGCCGAGGGCCTGGACGGGGACCTCATGGGGCGCTACGCCGAGCTGGCCAG GGACTGCGGTGTGTGGCTGTCCCTGGGCGGCTTCCACGAGCGTGGCCGGGACTGGCTGACCACGCAGCGCATCTACAACTGCCACGTGCTGCTGGACCCTGCGG GTCGCCTCGCGGCTGCCTACAGGAAGACCCACCTGTGTGACGTGGAGCTGGAG GGACGCGTCTCCATGAAGGAGAGCGGCTTCACCAACCCCGGCACCGAGATCGTGGCCCCGGTCAGCACGCCGGCGGGGAAG CTCGGCCTCTCCATCTGCTACGACCTGCGCTTCCCCGAGATCTCGCTGGCGCTGCGCCGCGCCGGCGCCGAGATCCTCACCTACCCCTCGGCCTTCACCTTCCCCACGGGCTCGGCGCACTGGGAG GTCCTGCTGCGGGCGCGGGCCATCGAGAGCCAGTGCTACGTGGTGGCGGCCGCCCAGACCGGGAAGAACCACGAGCGCCGGACGTCCTACGGCCACGCGCTGGTGGTGGACCCCTGGGGGGCCGTGGTGGCCCAGTGCCACGAGGGGCCCGGGCTCTGCTACGCCGAGATCGACCTCGACTACCTGCACCGCGTCCGCCGGGAGATCCCAGTGCACGGCCACCGCCGGCCCGACCTCTACGGCACCGTGGCGGCCGCGGGGCTGGCGCCGGCGCCGTGA
- the PFDN2 gene encoding prefoldin subunit 2, whose product MADSGKGRAAAAPGGKGLTAEQVVARFNRLRQEQRGLASKAAELELELNEHSLVIETLREVDPTRRCYRMVGGILVERTVKEVLPALESNKEQIGRILAALGQQLQAKGRELSEFREKHNIRLVGEDEPRQPPREGPEGAKGGSAGVLVS is encoded by the exons ATGGCGGACAGTGGCaaggggcgggcggcggcggcccccggGGGGAAGGGGCTGACGGCGGAGCAG GTGGTGGCCCGGTTCAACCGGCTGCGGCAGGAGCAGCGGGGCCTGGCCTCGAAGGCGGccgagctggagctggagctgaacgAGCACag cctggtCATCGAGACCCTGCGGGAGGTGGACCCCACGCGCCGCTGTTACCGCATGGTGGGCGGCATCTTGGTGGAGCGGACGGTCAAGGAGGTGCTGCCGGCGCTGGAGAGCAACAAGGAGCAG atCGGCCGCATCCTGGCGGcgctggggcagcagctgcaggccaAGGGCCGGGAGCTGAGCGAGTTCCGGGAGAAGCACAACATCCGCCTGGTGGGCGAGGACGAgccccggcagccgccccgGGAGGGGCCCGAGGGCGCCAAGGGCGGCTCGGCCGGGGTGCTGGTATCCTag
- the LOC137671639 gene encoding LOW QUALITY PROTEIN: V-type proton ATPase catalytic subunit A-like (The sequence of the model RefSeq protein was modified relative to this genomic sequence to represent the inferred CDS: deleted 1 base in 1 codon): MAGAAMYELVRVGHAELVGEIIRLEGDTATLQVYEETSGVRVGDPVLRTGQPLSVELGPGILGSIFDGIQRPLRDIARRTRSIYIPRGTNVPALPRHLTWDFAPSKDVRVGSHVTGGDIYGTVAENSLIQHQIMVPPRSRGTVTYIAPPGNYSVSDVVLELEFEGSAERLPMLQVWPVRQTRPVAQKLPANHPLLTGQRVLDALFPCVQGGTTAIPGAFGCGKTVISQSLSKYSNSDVIVYVGCGERGNEMSEVLRDFPELTMEVDGRTESIMKRTTLVANTSNMPVAAREASIYTGIALSEYFRDMGRHVSMMADSTSRWAEALREISGRLAEMPADSGYPAYLGARLASFYERAGRARCLGSPPREGSVSIVGAVSPPGGDFSDPVTSATLGIVQVFWGLDKRLAQRKHFPSVNWLISYSRYVRALEPHYERLHPELPALRRRARQILQDEEELAQIVQLVGKASLAEADKVTLEVAKLLKDDFLQQNGYSSYDRFCPFYKTVGMLHNMVTFYELARHAVEATAPGERRVTWATIRESLGDILYKLSAMKFKDPVKDGEAAITAAFAQLNEEMQAAFRSLED, from the exons ATGGCGGGGGCGGCCATGTACGAGCTGGTGCGCGTGGGGCACGCGGAGCTGGTGGGGGAGATCATCCGGCTGGAGGGGGACACGGCCACGCTCCAGGTGTACGAGGAGACCT cgggggtgCGGGTGGGGGACCCGGTGCTGCGCACGGGGCAGCCGCTCTCGGTGGAGCTGGGCCCCGGCATCCTGGGCTCCATCTTCGACGGGATCCAGCGCCCGCTGCGGGACATCGCCCGCCGCACCCGCAGCATCTACATCCCGCGCGGCACCAACGTCCCCGCGCTGCCGCGGCACCTCACCTGGGACTTCGCCCCCAGCAAGGACGTCCGG GTTGGCAGCCACGTCACCGGCGGTGACATTTACGGGACGGTGGCCGAGAACTCGCTCATCCAGCACCAGATCATGGTGCCGCCGCGCAGCCGGGGCACCGTCACCTACATCGCGCCCCCCGGCAACTACAGCGTCTCG GACGtggtgctggagctggagtTCGAGGGCAGCGCGGAGCGGCTCCCCATGCTCCAGGTCTGGCCCGTGCGACAGACCCGGCCCGTGGCCCAGAAGCTGCCGGCGAATCACCCCCTGCTGACGGGGCAGCGGGTGCTGGACGCCCTGTTCCC gtgCGTGCAGGGCGGCACCACGGCCATCCCTGGCGCCTTCGGCTGCGGCAAAACCGTCATCTCCCAGTCGCTGTCCAAGTACTCCAACAGCGACGTCATCGTGTACGTGGGCTGCGGCGAGCGCGGCAACGAGATGTCCGAGGTCCTGCGGGACTTCCCCGAG CTCACCATGGAGGTGGACGGCAGGACCGAGAGCATCATGAAGCGCACGACGCTGGTGGCCAACACATCCAACATGCCGGTGGCCGCCCGCGAGGCCTCCATCTACACGG GCATCGCGCTCTCCGAGTACTTCCGCGACATGGGCCGCCACGTGAGCATGATGGCCGACTCCACGTCGCGCTGGGCCGAGGCGCTGCGCGAGATCTCGGGGCGCTTGGCCGAGATGCCGGCGG ACAGCGGCTACCCGGCCTACCTGGGCGCGCGCCTGGCCTCCTTCTACGAgcgcgcggggcgggcgcggtGCCTGGGGTCC CCCCCCCGCGAGGGCAGCGTCAGCATCGTGGGCGC cGTGTCCCCACCCGGGGGGGACTTCTCGGACCCCGTCACCTCGGCCACGCTGGGCATCGTGCAG GTGTTCTGGGGCCTGGACAAGCGGCTGGCGCAGCGCAAGCACTTCCCCTCGGTGAACTGGCTCATCAGCTACAGCCGGTACGTGCGGGCGCTGGAGCCCCACTACGAGCGGCTGCACCCCGAGCTCCCGGCCCTGCGCCGCCGCGCCCGGCAGATCCTGCAGGACGAGGAGGAGCTGGCGCAGATCGTGCAGCTCGTGGGCAAG GCGTCCCTCGCCGAGGCCGACAAGGTGACGCTGGAGGTGGCGAAGCTGCTCAAGGACGACTTCCTGCAGCAGAACGGCTACTCCTCCTACGACAG gTTCTGCCCCTTCTACAAGACCGTGGGGATGCTCCACAACATGGTCACCTTCTACGAGCTGGCGCGTCACGCCGTGGAGGCCACCGCGCCGGGCGAGCGCCGCGTCACCTGGGCCACCATCCGCGAGAGCCTGGGCGACATCCTCTACAAGCTGAGCGCCATGAAGTTCAAG gaCCCCGTGAAGGACGGCGAGGCCGCCATCACGGCCGCCTTCGCGCAGCTCAACGAGGAGATGCAGGCGGCCTTCCGCAGCCTGGAGGACTGA
- the LOC137671560 gene encoding uncharacterized protein gives MWVLLLPLGLGRALLPPGLPAPAPRRGPPEGRGGPSAGCGLCHSPHGGRAQANGTRGDSVTLGCPAAGAPLGRLLAEQWHFWGDPAGAGVTVCSRSRGRPRCDAAYGDRVVLAAGGDTPGVLVLRRLRDEDAGTYTCLLLGEGDCACGEVTLRLGGERRRGDPHPGVGAAGMVGAPHPGVGAVGTGEPLTPASGMEEPLTLALGLWGWWVVPPAAPPAPGPPPRGAFGLFLLLLLLLLLLTLAGGL, from the exons ATGtgggtcctgctgctgcccctggggctggggagggccctgctgccccccg GGCTCCCGGCGCCGGCCCCCCGCCGTGGCCCCCCCGAGGGTCGCGGTGGCCCCTCTGCGGGCTGCGGGCTGTGCCACAGCCCCCACGGCGGCCGGGCGCAGGCCAACGGGACGCGCGGGGACAGCGTCACCCTGGGgtgcccggcggcgggggccccCCTGGGCCGGCTGCTGGCCGAGCAGTGGCACTTCTGGGGGGACCCCGCGGGCGCCGGGGTCACCGTCTGCAGCCGGagccgcggccgcccccgctGCGACGCGGCCTACGGGGACCGGGTGGTGCTGGCGGCAGGAGGTGACACCCCCGGGGTGCTGGTGCTGCGGCGCCTGCGGGACGAGGACGCCGGCACCTACACGTGCCTGCTGCTGGGCGAGGGCGACTGCGCCTGCGGGGAGGTGACGCTGCGCCTGGGCGgtgagcggcggcggggagACCCTCACCCTGGCGTCGGGGCTGCGGGGATGGTGGGAGCCCCTCACCCTGGCGTCGGGGCTGTGGGCACGGGGGAGCCCCTCACCCCGGCGTCGGGGATGGAGGAGCCCCTCACCCTGGCGTTGGGGCTGTGGGGATGGTGGGTG GtgccccctgcagccccccctgctccgggaccccccccccgcggCGCCTTcggcctcttcctcctcctcctgctgctgctgctactgctgaCGCTGGCCGGGGGCCTGTGA
- the LOC137671660 gene encoding lens fiber membrane intrinsic protein-like yields the protein MPPPGTPCPVPRVPPAPRCCPHGCPLPAQGMPVGGGLLCGATGLGLLLAATATHFWLQHRAPGGTATVGLWGVCLGGHCRPPPGTPALWEATRVLMLLSVLTAAAGLALGLSVAASTARRARARVAGVTLLLAGLLALLGLSVYTAGTLSLLGPARAAWRFSWSYILGWVAVVLTGSAGLFHLCAAAKDPSPESSEVAGA from the exons ATGCCACCCCCGGGTACCCCGTGTCCTGTCCCCCgggtcccccccgccccccggtGCTGTCCCCACGGCTGTCCCCTCCCGGCGCAGGGGATGCCGGTGGGTGGGGGGCTGCTGTGCGGGGCCACCGGCCTGggcctgctgctggctgccacCGCCACCCACTTCTGGCTGCAGCACCGGGCGCCCGGCGGCACCGCGAccgtggggctgtggggcgTCTGCCTGGGGGGGCACTGCCggcccccccccggcaccccgg ccctatGGGAGGCCACGCGGGTGCTGATGCTGCTCTCGGTGCTCACGGCCGCCGCCGGCCTCGCCCTGGGGCTCTCGGTCGCGGCCAGCACGGCCCGGCGGGCGCGTGCCCGCGTGGCTGGTgtcaccctgctcctggctg GGCTGCTGGCGCTGCTGGGGCTGTCGGTGTACACGGCCGGCACGCTGAGCCTGCTGGGGCCGGCCCGCGCCGCCTGGCGCTTCTCCTGGTCCTACATCCTGGGCTGGGTCGCCGTCGTCCTCACCGGCTCCGCAG GGCTCTTCCACCTCTGCGCTGCCGCCAAGGACCCGTCCCCGGAGAGCTCCGAGGTGGCGGGTGCCTGA